One Mycobacterium marseillense DNA window includes the following coding sequences:
- a CDS encoding HAD family hydrolase: MTSFDPVNADHTGYVDLESLGADASAARAIEGMHEEAAAAPDRPQPPIDLTAAAFFDVDNTLVQGSSAVHFGRGLATRNYFTYRDVLGFIYAQAKFQILGTENSNDVAAGRRKALAFIEGRSVEQLVALGEEIYDEIIADKIWPGTRELTQMHLDAGQQVWLITATPYELAATIARRLGLTGALGTVAESVDGVFTGRLVGDILHGTGKAHAVRSLAIREGLNLKRCTAYSDSYNDVPMLSLVGTAVAINPDARLRALARERGWEIRDFRTARKAARIGVPSALALGAAGGALAAVASRRQSR, from the coding sequence ATGACTTCCTTTGACCCGGTCAACGCAGACCACACCGGTTACGTCGACTTGGAGTCGCTGGGCGCGGACGCCAGCGCGGCCCGCGCGATCGAGGGCATGCACGAGGAAGCCGCCGCCGCTCCGGACCGTCCGCAACCCCCGATCGACCTCACCGCAGCCGCCTTCTTCGACGTCGACAACACCCTGGTGCAGGGCTCCTCGGCGGTGCATTTCGGGCGCGGGCTGGCCACGCGCAACTATTTCACCTACCGCGATGTGCTCGGATTCATCTACGCGCAGGCCAAGTTTCAGATCCTCGGGACGGAAAACAGCAACGACGTCGCCGCGGGCAGGCGTAAGGCGCTCGCCTTCATCGAGGGTCGATCGGTCGAGCAGCTGGTGGCCCTGGGCGAGGAGATCTACGACGAGATCATCGCCGACAAGATCTGGCCCGGCACTCGCGAGCTGACCCAGATGCATCTGGACGCCGGCCAGCAGGTGTGGCTGATCACCGCCACCCCCTACGAGCTCGCCGCGACCATCGCGCGGCGGCTCGGCCTGACCGGCGCGCTGGGCACCGTCGCCGAATCGGTCGACGGCGTCTTCACCGGCCGGCTGGTCGGCGACATCCTGCACGGCACCGGTAAGGCGCACGCGGTGCGGTCGCTGGCAATCCGCGAAGGGCTCAACCTGAAACGCTGCACCGCCTACTCCGACAGCTACAACGACGTGCCCATGCTGTCGCTGGTGGGGACCGCGGTCGCCATCAATCCCGACGCCCGCCTGCGCGCCCTGGCCCGCGAGCGCGGATGGGAGATCCGCGACTTCCGCACCGCCCGCAAAGCGGCCCGCATCGGGGTGCCGTCGGCGTTGGCGCTGGGCGCGGCCGGCGGTGCGCTGGCCGCGGTGGCCTCTCGGCGGCAATCACGCTGA
- a CDS encoding FAS1-like dehydratase domain-containing protein: MTVPKEAEGLIGSHYRAPDYFEVGREKIREFALAIKDDHPAHFDENESRNAGYTEMVAPLTFLAIAGRRVQLEIFTKFSIPINIARVIHRDQKFKFYRPILAHDRLYFDTYLDSVIESHGTVLAEIRSEVTDADGKPIVTSVVTMLGEAASQADTEATAAAVASISAGKLGAT; encoded by the coding sequence ATGACAGTCCCCAAAGAAGCCGAAGGACTCATCGGCAGCCATTACCGCGCACCGGACTACTTCGAGGTCGGTCGCGAAAAGATCCGTGAGTTCGCGTTGGCGATCAAAGACGACCACCCGGCGCACTTCGACGAGAATGAATCCCGGAACGCCGGGTACACGGAGATGGTGGCGCCGCTGACGTTCCTCGCGATCGCCGGGCGCCGCGTTCAGTTGGAGATCTTCACCAAGTTCAGCATCCCCATCAACATCGCCAGGGTCATCCACCGCGACCAGAAGTTCAAGTTCTACCGCCCGATCCTGGCTCACGATAGGCTTTACTTCGACACCTACCTAGACTCGGTGATTGAGTCACACGGCACCGTCCTCGCGGAGATCCGCAGCGAAGTGACCGATGCCGATGGAAAGCCGATCGTCACCAGCGTTGTCACGATGCTGGGGGAAGCCGCAAGCCAGGCCGACACCGAAGCAACCGCCGCGGCAGTTGCATCAATATCCGCAGGAAAGTTAGGGGCGACGTAA